In a single window of the Pseudobdellovibrionaceae bacterium genome:
- a CDS encoding LptF/LptG family permease, with protein MLSFLQSSKLEFFCYIFNKLIKKFLFITFLFCCIFYILEVLKLFSYFSSRITFLDFITYLAIDLFTFLPLLLPISLLIAILFVYNSLFFNNEFLLSSMLGLKFFFYPIAAAGFFVFLLSLQVNFFLKPMASYKLKIMRNQFSVSVYQSMKSEVFQLGIKDSLFYAKDKLSNNFFKNIFAFIPNKKNNISMYAKKSRTFIKTEEDKKDLILELHKGKAYNFSEKEPFLYNFDKAQFLLQSFATNSIKPHLKYYNLLDLNSSNSFDNQIAQKQVIYKYKSINLILSCLSFCLLAWILLPMNFSKKKWQSATAVFVVSIFWLLYSIFLSLSKKSFGTEYLIYLMPNLWIIIFCFWMYYKRKRNIPLSERMLSF; from the coding sequence ATGTTAAGTTTTTTACAAAGTTCTAAATTAGAGTTTTTTTGTTATATTTTTAATAAATTAATAAAAAAATTTTTATTTATTACCTTCCTCTTTTGTTGTATTTTTTATATCTTAGAGGTTTTAAAACTTTTTAGTTATTTTTCTAGTAGAATAACTTTTTTAGATTTTATTACTTATTTGGCAATCGATTTATTTACCTTCTTGCCTTTACTTTTACCAATTAGTTTATTAATTGCCATTCTTTTTGTTTATAATTCTCTTTTTTTTAATAATGAATTTCTTTTAAGTTCTATGTTAGGGTTAAAATTTTTTTTTTATCCAATTGCTGCGGCAGGTTTTTTTGTTTTTTTACTTAGCTTACAAGTAAATTTTTTTTTAAAGCCTATGGCCTCGTATAAATTAAAGATAATGCGCAATCAATTTAGTGTTAGCGTATACCAAAGTATGAAATCAGAAGTTTTTCAGCTTGGAATTAAAGATAGTTTATTTTATGCCAAAGACAAGCTTTCTAATAATTTTTTTAAAAATATTTTTGCTTTTATTCCCAACAAAAAAAATAATATATCTATGTATGCTAAAAAATCGCGAACATTTATAAAAACAGAAGAAGATAAAAAAGATTTAATTTTAGAATTACACAAAGGAAAAGCATATAATTTTTCAGAAAAAGAGCCTTTTTTATATAACTTTGATAAAGCACAATTTTTGCTACAATCTTTTGCAACAAATTCTATCAAGCCCCATTTAAAATACTATAATTTATTAGATTTAAACTCTTCTAACAGTTTTGATAATCAAATAGCGCAAAAACAAGTAATATATAAATATAAGTCTATTAATTTAATTTTATCGTGTTTATCATTTTGCTTATTGGCATGGATACTTTTACCTATGAATTTTTCTAAAAAAAAATGGCAATCTGCTACAGCAGTTTTTGTTGTTTCTATATTTTGGTTACTGTATTCTATTTTTTTAAGTTTATCGAAAAAAAGTTTTGGCACCGAATATTTAATTTATTTAATGCCTAATCTATGGATTATTATTTTTTGTTTTTGGATGTATTATAAAAGAAAGCGCAATATACCTTTATCAGAAAGAATGTTGTCTTTTTAG